The window GGCGGCCGTCACACCCCGTTCTTCAACAACTATCGTCCACAGTTCTACTTCCGTACCACGGACGTGACTGGTTCGATCGAGTTGCCAGCGGACAAAGAAATGGTTATGCCAGGCGATAACGTGTCGATCACCGTCAAGCTGATCAACCCGATCGCGATGGAAGAAGGCCTGCGTTTCGCAATCCGCGAAGGTGGCCGTACCGTTGGTGCAGGTGTTGTTGCGAAGATTCTCAGCGAAGTAGCTGGTAAGTAATTCGTAGTAAAGGGCAGGAAAGCAGGTATACTTGCTTTCTTGCCTGATGTGCCCAAGCAAAAAATTCATATTGCCGGTTCAACGCCGGTTCGTTCTTTTTAAGGGAATTACCATGTCCGCACCAAACCAGAAAATCCGCATTCGCCTCAAAGCGTTCGACTACAAGCTGATCGACCAGTCCGCACTGGAAATCGTCGACACCGCCAAGCGTACCGGCGCTGTTGTCAAAGGCCCAGTCCCACTGCCAACCCGCATCCAGCGTTTTGACGTCCTGCGTTCGCCGCACGTCAACAAAACCTCGCGCGACCAGTTCGAAATCCGTACGCACCAGCGTCTGATGGACATCGTGGACCCAACGGACAAGACCGTTGACGCGCTGATGAAGCTGGATCTGCCAGCTGGCGTCGACGTCGAAATCAAACTGCAATAATCATTGCAGTGTTGCCGCCGGCGCATTGATATGCGCGGGCGAGTCAGGGCCGGGCGAGTTCGCTTTTAGCGAACGGACCCGGCCCTGATGCGTTTTACGGGCCGCATGCCTGAATGGGCTCACGAGATCGGCGCCGCGAACCTCGCCATACCGCACACATTGTGGGATTTTCAGTATCCATAAAGTTACTATTGTTGTGATGCGACATGGCGGCGTCGATACTCTGGCGCCCTATCTTCCTGCCCGTGCGCCACCCATCCGCTCCCATGACCGCTTTCCTCCTCCTCTCGCTGCCGCGTTACGCGCGTGTCTTGTTCCCGTTGCTGCTGTCCCTCGGCGCCGCTCCCTGCAGGGCCGAGCCTCCCATCCTGGGCATCAAGGAGGCACTGCGCCTGCCGGCCTACCTGTCGATGACCCTGTCCCCGGACGGCAAGCACATCGCAGCGATCGCGCGCAAGGGCGAGGCCAGCAAGTTGGTGCTGATCGATACGGCGACCATGGCCCCGCGCTTTCTCGAAAGCAAAGGTTCCCCTATGACGAACCCGAGCGACGTGGATTGGGTCGACGATACCCGGCTGG of the Massilia violaceinigra genome contains:
- the rpsJ gene encoding 30S ribosomal protein S10, which gives rise to MSAPNQKIRIRLKAFDYKLIDQSALEIVDTAKRTGAVVKGPVPLPTRIQRFDVLRSPHVNKTSRDQFEIRTHQRLMDIVDPTDKTVDALMKLDLPAGVDVEIKLQ